The following are encoded in a window of Pseudomonas graminis genomic DNA:
- the rpoD gene encoding RNA polymerase sigma factor RpoD, translated as MSGKAQQQSRIKELITLGREQKYLTYAEVNDHLPEDISDPEQVEDIIRMINDMGIPVHESAPDADALMLADADTDEAAAEEAAAALAAVETDIGRTTDPVRMYMREMGTVELLTREGEIEIAKRIEEGIREVMGAIAHFPGTVEHILSEYTRVTTEGGRLSDVLSGYIDPDDGIAPPAEVLPPVDPKAEKVEGADDEEEDASDDEEDEVESGPDPVIAAQRFGAVSDQMAIALKALKKHGRGSKQANAELLALAELFMPIKLVPKQFEGLVERVRGALERLRAQERAIMQLCVRDARMPRADFLRQFPGNEVDQSWTDGLAKGKSKYAEAIGRLQADIQRCQQKLTALEEETGLTILEIKDINRRMSIGEAKARRAKKEMVEANLRLVISIAKKYTNRGLQFLDLIQEGNIGLMKAVDKFEYRRGYKFSTYATWWIRQAITRSIADQARTIRIPVHMIETINKLNRISRQMLQEMGREPTPEELGERMEMPEDKIRKVLKIAKEPISMETPIGDDEDSHLGDFIEDSTMQSPIDVATVESLKEATREVLSGLTAREAKVLRMRFGIDMNTDHTLEEVGKQFDVTRERIRQIEAKALRKLRHPTRSEHLRSFLDE; from the coding sequence ATGTCCGGAAAAGCGCAACAGCAGTCTCGTATCAAAGAGTTGATCACCCTGGGTCGTGAGCAGAAGTATCTGACTTACGCAGAGGTCAACGACCACCTGCCTGAGGATATTTCAGATCCAGAGCAGGTGGAAGACATCATCCGCATGATCAACGACATGGGGATCCCCGTACACGAGAGTGCTCCGGATGCGGACGCCCTTATGTTGGCCGACGCCGACACCGACGAGGCAGCCGCTGAAGAAGCCGCTGCTGCGTTGGCTGCGGTCGAGACCGACATCGGTCGCACGACTGACCCAGTGCGCATGTACATGCGTGAGATGGGTACCGTCGAGCTTCTGACACGTGAAGGCGAAATCGAAATCGCCAAGCGTATCGAAGAAGGCATCCGTGAAGTGATGGGCGCCATCGCGCACTTCCCTGGCACGGTTGAGCACATTCTCTCCGAGTACACCCGCGTCACCACCGAAGGCGGTCGTCTGTCCGACGTCCTGAGCGGTTATATCGACCCGGACGACGGCATAGCGCCGCCAGCCGAAGTCCTGCCGCCAGTCGATCCGAAGGCCGAGAAGGTCGAAGGTGCTGACGACGAAGAGGAAGACGCTTCCGACGATGAAGAGGACGAGGTCGAAAGCGGCCCGGACCCAGTCATCGCCGCCCAGCGCTTCGGTGCCGTTTCAGACCAGATGGCCATTGCCCTCAAGGCGCTGAAAAAGCACGGTCGTGGCAGCAAGCAGGCCAACGCTGAACTGCTGGCTCTGGCCGAGCTGTTCATGCCGATCAAGCTGGTTCCAAAACAGTTTGAAGGCCTGGTTGAGCGTGTTCGCGGTGCCCTTGAGCGTCTGCGGGCACAAGAGCGTGCCATCATGCAGCTGTGTGTTCGTGATGCACGTATGCCGCGCGCCGACTTCCTTCGCCAGTTCCCGGGCAACGAAGTTGACCAGAGCTGGACCGATGGGCTGGCCAAAGGCAAAAGCAAATACGCTGAAGCCATTGGTCGTCTTCAGGCCGACATTCAGCGTTGCCAGCAAAAGCTGACCGCACTGGAAGAAGAAACCGGCCTGACCATTTTGGAAATCAAGGACATCAACCGTCGGATGTCGATCGGTGAGGCCAAGGCCCGCCGCGCGAAGAAAGAAATGGTTGAAGCCAACCTGCGTCTGGTGATCTCGATCGCCAAGAAGTACACCAACCGTGGCCTGCAATTCCTCGATCTGATCCAGGAAGGCAACATCGGTTTGATGAAGGCGGTGGACAAGTTCGAATACCGTCGTGGTTACAAGTTCTCGACGTACGCCACCTGGTGGATTCGTCAGGCGATCACTCGCTCGATCGCTGACCAGGCACGCACCATCCGTATTCCGGTGCACATGATCGAGACGATCAACAAGCTCAACCGTATTTCCCGTCAGATGTTGCAGGAAATGGGTCGCGAGCCGACGCCGGAAGAGCTGGGCGAACGCATGGAAATGCCTGAGGACAAGATCCGCAAGGTATTGAAGATCGCTAAAGAGCCGATATCCATGGAAACCCCGATCGGTGACGACGAAGACTCGCATCTGGGCGACTTCATCGAAGACTCGACCATGCAGTCGCCAATCGATGTCGCCACGGTTGAGAGCTTGAAAGAAGCGACGCGCGAAGTGCTGTCGGGCCTCACCGCCCGTGAAGCCAAGGTACTGCGTATGCGTTTCGGTATCGACATGAACACCGACCACACCCTTGAGGAAGTCGGTAAGCAGTTCGATGTTACCCGTGAGCGTATCCGTCAGATAGAAGCCAAGGCGTTGCGCAAACTGCGTCACCCTACGCGAAGCGAACACCTGCGTTCGTTCCTCGACGAGTAA
- the dnaG gene encoding DNA primase — MAGLIPQGFIDDLLNRTDIVDVVSSRVQLKKTGKNFSACCPFHKEKTPSFSVSPDKQFYYCFGCGAGGNALGFIMDHDNLDFPQAVEDLAKAAGMEVPREQGVKGQKPRQPTDSPLYPLLTAAADFYRAALKSHPTRKSAVEYLKGRGLSGEIARDFGLGFAPPGWDNLYKHLSSDTLQQKAMIDAGLLIENAETGKRYDRFRDRVMFPIRDSRGRVIAFGGRVLGDDKPKYLNSPETPVFHKGQELYGLFEARKFNRNLDEIIVVEGYMDVIALAQQGLRNAVATLGTATSEEHLKRLFRVVPNVLFCFDGDQAGRNAAWRALEATIPGLQDGRRARFLFLPEGEDPDTLVRAEGTDAFKARINQHAQPLADYFFEQLTKEADPRSLEGKAHMVTLAAPLIEKVPGANLRELMRRRLKEITGLDTAAVNQLMQSAPAEAQPSYDPGFDYEAVPDYGDYQQPDYQVQQEWTPNAPGGQQKKWDKKPWDKGKKWDKNGKRPDFEPRGPRTPATVEPPALTALRTLLHHPELSAQVANASTFADEENVYSQLLVALIDATQKNPKLRTMQLIARWHGTDQGRLLRQLAEKEWLISADNLEQQFFDTITSLSARQRERHLEQLIRKERQSGLSAEEKVQLLNLLNRKVPAQTPTSTGV, encoded by the coding sequence ATGGCCGGACTGATTCCCCAAGGTTTTATTGACGACCTCCTGAACCGCACCGACATCGTCGATGTTGTCAGCTCACGCGTTCAATTAAAAAAGACCGGCAAGAACTTCAGCGCCTGTTGTCCTTTCCATAAAGAGAAGACACCGTCGTTCAGCGTCAGCCCGGACAAACAGTTCTATTACTGCTTCGGCTGTGGTGCGGGTGGTAACGCCCTCGGCTTCATCATGGACCACGACAACCTGGATTTTCCCCAGGCCGTCGAAGACCTGGCCAAAGCGGCCGGGATGGAAGTCCCACGCGAACAAGGCGTCAAAGGGCAAAAGCCCCGACAGCCTACCGATTCGCCGCTCTACCCCCTATTAACAGCCGCCGCCGATTTTTACCGGGCCGCGCTGAAGAGCCATCCAACGCGAAAATCTGCGGTGGAATACCTGAAAGGCCGCGGCCTGTCAGGTGAGATTGCCCGCGACTTCGGACTGGGCTTCGCCCCTCCTGGCTGGGACAACCTCTACAAGCACCTTAGCAGCGACACCCTTCAGCAGAAGGCGATGATCGATGCCGGCTTGCTGATCGAAAACGCCGAAACCGGCAAACGCTACGACCGCTTCCGCGACCGTGTGATGTTTCCCATTCGCGACAGTCGCGGCCGAGTGATCGCATTTGGCGGGCGGGTATTGGGCGACGACAAGCCCAAATACCTGAACTCTCCTGAAACCCCGGTGTTTCATAAGGGTCAGGAGTTGTACGGTTTATTCGAAGCTCGCAAATTTAACCGTAACCTGGACGAGATTATCGTCGTCGAAGGCTACATGGATGTCATTGCACTGGCCCAACAGGGCTTGCGCAATGCCGTTGCGACGCTGGGTACGGCGACCAGCGAAGAGCATTTGAAACGGCTGTTTCGTGTGGTGCCGAACGTTCTGTTCTGCTTCGACGGTGATCAGGCTGGCCGAAACGCTGCCTGGCGCGCACTGGAAGCGACGATTCCCGGTTTGCAGGACGGCCGGCGCGCGAGGTTTCTGTTCCTGCCCGAAGGGGAGGATCCCGACACCCTGGTGCGCGCCGAAGGCACTGACGCGTTCAAGGCGAGAATCAACCAGCACGCACAACCGCTGGCTGACTATTTTTTCGAGCAACTGACCAAGGAGGCCGATCCGCGCTCCCTGGAAGGCAAGGCGCACATGGTGACACTGGCCGCGCCGCTGATCGAAAAGGTGCCGGGCGCCAATTTGCGCGAGCTAATGCGCCGACGACTGAAAGAGATCACCGGGCTGGACACCGCCGCGGTCAACCAGTTGATGCAGTCCGCTCCGGCGGAGGCTCAGCCCAGCTACGATCCGGGCTTCGATTACGAGGCCGTGCCGGATTACGGTGATTATCAGCAGCCCGATTACCAGGTGCAGCAGGAATGGACGCCGAACGCGCCGGGCGGTCAGCAGAAAAAATGGGACAAGAAGCCGTGGGACAAAGGCAAGAAATGGGACAAGAACGGCAAGCGTCCTGATTTTGAGCCTCGTGGGCCACGCACACCGGCGACGGTTGAGCCGCCGGCGCTGACAGCACTTAGAACCTTGCTGCATCACCCTGAACTGTCAGCGCAGGTTGCCAACGCCAGTACGTTCGCCGATGAAGAAAACGTGTATTCGCAGCTTCTGGTGGCACTTATCGACGCCACACAGAAAAACCCGAAGCTGCGCACCATGCAGTTGATTGCCCGCTGGCATGGCACCGATCAAGGACGATTGTTGCGTCAACTGGCGGAAAAGGAATGGCTGATCTCGGCCGATAACCTTGAACAACAGTTTTTCGACACTATAACTAGCTTGTCTGCCCGCCAACGCGAGCGACATCTGGAGCAATTGATCAGGAAGGAACGGCAGTCAGGTCTGAGCGCGGAAGAAAAAGTTCAGCTGCTCAACCTGTTAAATCGCAAAGTTCCTGCACAAACCCCGACCTCAACTGGCGTGTGA
- a CDS encoding multifunctional CCA addition/repair protein yields MQIYKVGGAVRDRLLGKPVTDIDWVVVGASTEEMLVKGYRPVGTDFPVFLHPLTGEEYALARTERKTGKGYGGFVFHAHPDVTLEQDLIRRDLTINAIAEDKNGQLTDPYHGQQDLEARVLRHVSPAFAEDPLRVLRVARFAARYAPDGFTIAPETLELMRQLSSSGELEALTPERSWKEISRALMEKEPQVFIEVLRECGALKVLMPEVDALFGVPQPEAHHPEIDTGLHVLSVLHQSALHRQPLSVRWACLLHDLGKGLTPQEEWPRHIAHEHKGLKAIKAMNQRFKVPRDCQELALLVGEYHTHGHRALELKPSTLLDLLQSFDVYRRPQRFEEFIAACEMDARGRKGFEERTYPQAEYLRGAAEAARQVAVQPLLEKGFQGQQLGEALKRERLDTLKVYKASYQL; encoded by the coding sequence ATGCAGATTTATAAAGTTGGCGGCGCAGTACGCGATCGCCTGCTTGGCAAACCGGTCACTGACATCGACTGGGTAGTAGTGGGTGCGTCGACCGAAGAGATGCTGGTCAAGGGCTATCGCCCAGTGGGAACAGATTTTCCCGTTTTCTTGCATCCGCTGACCGGTGAGGAATACGCGCTGGCTCGCACAGAACGCAAGACCGGCAAAGGATACGGCGGCTTTGTTTTTCACGCCCATCCGGATGTCACCCTTGAACAGGATCTGATCCGTCGAGACCTGACGATTAATGCAATTGCCGAGGACAAGAACGGTCAACTGACCGATCCTTACCACGGCCAGCAGGACCTGGAAGCCCGAGTATTGCGTCACGTTTCCCCCGCGTTCGCCGAAGATCCTCTGCGTGTCTTGCGCGTGGCCCGCTTCGCCGCGCGCTATGCCCCCGACGGTTTTACCATCGCCCCGGAAACCCTCGAACTGATGCGTCAGCTGAGTAGCTCGGGTGAACTTGAAGCGCTGACACCGGAACGCAGCTGGAAGGAAATCTCCCGGGCACTGATGGAAAAAGAGCCGCAGGTGTTCATCGAGGTCCTGCGTGAATGCGGCGCCCTGAAGGTGCTGATGCCGGAAGTTGACGCGCTGTTTGGCGTGCCTCAGCCGGAAGCCCATCACCCTGAAATCGACACCGGTTTGCACGTTCTCAGCGTGTTGCATCAGTCCGCCCTGCACCGCCAGCCGCTAAGCGTGCGCTGGGCTTGCTTGCTGCACGACTTGGGCAAGGGACTCACGCCGCAAGAGGAATGGCCGCGTCACATCGCCCACGAGCACAAAGGACTCAAGGCGATCAAGGCAATGAATCAGCGCTTCAAGGTGCCGAGGGACTGCCAGGAACTGGCGCTGCTGGTGGGCGAATATCACACCCACGGCCATCGCGCGCTGGAGCTGAAGCCGTCAACATTGCTGGATCTGCTGCAGAGCTTTGACGTGTATCGCCGCCCGCAACGCTTCGAGGAATTCATCGCTGCCTGCGAAATGGACGCCCGAGGCCGCAAAGGATTTGAGGAGCGCACCTATCCGCAAGCCGAATATCTGCGCGGTGCTGCCGAAGCGGCGCGGCAAGTGGCGGTTCAGCCACTATTGGAGAAAGGTTTTCAGGGCCAGCAATTAGGCGAAGCGCTCAAGCGAGAGCGGCTGGATACGCTGAAGGTGTACAAGGCGTCGTATCAGCTTTAA
- the folB gene encoding dihydroneopterin aldolase, with amino-acid sequence MDRVFIEGLEVDTVIGAYDWERGIRQCLRLDLSFAWDNRPAAAGDDLSKALDYASVSARIQAFAKASQFQLVETFAERLAEVLMNEFNIPWLHLKLTKPGAVPAAKGVGVEIERGCR; translated from the coding sequence TTGGACAGAGTTTTCATTGAAGGTCTGGAGGTCGATACCGTCATCGGCGCCTACGACTGGGAACGTGGCATTCGCCAGTGCCTGCGCCTGGACCTAAGTTTTGCCTGGGACAATCGGCCTGCAGCTGCAGGCGACGACCTGAGCAAAGCGCTCGATTACGCCAGTGTGTCCGCACGGATTCAGGCATTCGCCAAAGCCTCTCAATTTCAGCTGGTCGAGACCTTTGCCGAGCGACTCGCCGAAGTTCTGATGAACGAGTTCAATATTCCCTGGCTGCACCTCAAATTGACCAAGCCGGGAGCCGTGCCAGCGGCGAAGGGCGTTGGGGTGGAGATCGAGCGCGGATGTCGCTGA
- a CDS encoding SpoVR family protein — MTAREQKRQPLSTGSEWTFELIQAYDREISRIAERYALDTYPNQIEVITAEQMMDAYASVGMPLGYHHWSYGKHFLSTEKSYSRGQMGLAYEIVINSDPCIAYLMEENTICMQALVVAHACYGHNSFFKGNYLFRTWTDASSIIDYLVFAKQYIMQCEERHGIDAVEDLLDSCHALMNYGVDRYKRPYPISAEEERRRMKDREEHLQKQINDLWRTIPKSASKNDKEDFSRFPAEPQENILYFIEKHAPLLEPWQREVVRIVRKIAQYFYPQRQTQVMNEGWATFWHYTLMNDLYDEGLVTDGFMLEFLTSHTSVVYQPGFDSPYYSGINPYTLGFAMYQDIRRMCEHPTEEDRQWFPDLAGTDWLTAVKFAMSSFKDESFILQYLSPKVIRDLKLFSILDDDQKDDLLVPAIHDETGYKVIRETLAAQYNLGNREPNVQIYSIDRRGDRSLTLRHQQHDRKPLGDSTDEVLKHLHRLWGFDIHLETLQGDQVMKVHHVPPRSEHADSEYSRLDLAVVHL, encoded by the coding sequence ATGACCGCTAGAGAGCAGAAGCGCCAACCCCTCTCCACGGGTTCAGAGTGGACGTTCGAACTGATCCAGGCCTATGACCGGGAAATCAGTCGCATCGCCGAACGTTATGCGCTGGACACTTACCCCAACCAGATTGAGGTGATCACCGCCGAGCAAATGATGGACGCCTATGCGTCTGTCGGCATGCCGCTGGGTTATCACCATTGGTCCTACGGTAAACACTTCCTCAGTACGGAAAAGTCCTATTCGCGCGGACAGATGGGTCTGGCCTACGAGATCGTCATCAACTCCGACCCGTGCATCGCCTATCTGATGGAAGAGAACACCATCTGCATGCAGGCACTGGTTGTGGCCCACGCCTGCTACGGGCATAACAGCTTTTTCAAGGGCAACTACCTGTTCCGCACCTGGACCGACGCCAGTTCGATCATCGATTACCTCGTGTTCGCCAAGCAGTACATCATGCAGTGCGAAGAGCGTCACGGGATCGATGCGGTCGAGGATCTGCTCGACTCGTGCCACGCGCTGATGAATTACGGCGTCGATCGCTACAAGCGGCCCTACCCGATTTCGGCAGAAGAAGAACGCCGCCGCATGAAGGATCGGGAGGAGCATCTGCAGAAGCAGATCAACGATCTGTGGCGCACGATTCCGAAAAGCGCGAGCAAGAACGACAAAGAGGATTTCTCACGCTTCCCCGCCGAGCCTCAGGAAAACATCCTCTACTTCATCGAAAAGCACGCCCCCTTGCTGGAGCCTTGGCAGCGTGAAGTGGTGCGCATCGTCCGCAAGATCGCCCAGTATTTCTACCCGCAGCGTCAGACCCAGGTCATGAACGAGGGTTGGGCCACCTTCTGGCATTACACACTGATGAATGATCTGTACGACGAAGGGCTGGTGACTGACGGCTTCATGCTGGAATTCCTGACCTCCCACACCAGTGTTGTCTACCAGCCGGGTTTCGACAGTCCCTACTACAGCGGTATCAATCCCTACACCCTGGGCTTTGCCATGTATCAGGACATCCGGCGGATGTGCGAGCACCCGACCGAAGAGGACCGCCAGTGGTTTCCTGATCTGGCCGGTACTGACTGGCTGACGGCGGTGAAATTTGCGATGAGCAGCTTCAAGGACGAGAGCTTCATCCTGCAGTACCTGTCGCCCAAGGTGATCCGAGACCTGAAGCTGTTCAGCATCCTCGACGATGATCAGAAGGATGATCTCCTCGTGCCCGCCATCCACGATGAAACCGGCTACAAGGTGATTCGTGAAACCCTCGCCGCGCAATACAACCTCGGCAACCGCGAACCCAACGTACAGATCTACAGCATTGACCGTCGCGGCGACCGCTCCCTGACCCTGCGTCATCAACAGCACGACCGTAAACCCCTCGGCGATTCCACGGACGAAGTGCTGAAGCACCTGCACCGGCTGTGGGGTTTTGATATCCATCTGGAAACGCTGCAAGGTGACCAGGTGATGAAAGTCCACCATGTGCCACCGAGAAGCGAACACGCTGACAGTGAATATTCCCGGCTGGACCTGGCGGTCGTCCACTTATAG
- the folK gene encoding 2-amino-4-hydroxy-6-hydroxymethyldihydropteridine diphosphokinase, whose translation MSLTRIFLGLGSNVERERHLCAGLDALADFLTDMTLSPVFESHPVGIKSGPFFNLVVSALTDLPLTELDRRLKFIEADNGRYAPDRKGLPLDIDVLLYGEQVGNFDGLILPRAEILKNAFVLWPLSLIAPQRLHPEAGVAFAQLWAEAKIDQKLWPVAFEWRGEQLTPAILLPAV comes from the coding sequence ATGTCGCTGACACGGATTTTTTTGGGACTGGGCAGCAATGTCGAGCGGGAGCGCCATCTGTGCGCCGGCCTCGACGCTCTTGCCGACTTCCTCACCGACATGACCCTCTCGCCGGTGTTCGAAAGTCACCCGGTGGGGATCAAGAGCGGGCCGTTTTTCAACCTGGTGGTTTCGGCACTGACAGATCTGCCGCTGACCGAACTGGACCGCCGCCTCAAATTCATCGAAGCCGATAACGGTCGTTATGCTCCTGATCGCAAGGGGCTGCCGCTGGATATCGACGTCCTGCTGTATGGCGAACAGGTCGGCAACTTCGACGGCCTGATTCTGCCCCGCGCTGAAATCCTCAAAAATGCGTTCGTGCTGTGGCCGTTGTCGCTCATCGCGCCGCAGCGTCTGCACCCTGAGGCCGGTGTGGCGTTTGCCCAGCTGTGGGCTGAAGCGAAAATCGATCAGAAGCTCTGGCCGGTTGCCTTCGAATGGCGCGGCGAGCAGCTCACCCCGGCCATCCTGCTTCCTGCGGTCTAA
- the plsY gene encoding glycerol-3-phosphate 1-O-acyltransferase PlsY produces MFWLLAVLAYLLGSLSFAILISRITGRPDPRASGSGNAGATNMLRLAGKKLAVLTLIGDVCKGMIPVLIARGLDLDPRLQAWIGLCAVLGHLFPLYFRFRGGKGVATAAGMLLALYPPAALLAIGAWLLTFYLTRTSSLASLIATPLTLPLLAWQEPHALLPMSVLTLLIVWRHRGNLRDLFAGRERHF; encoded by the coding sequence ATGTTTTGGTTACTGGCGGTCCTCGCCTACCTGCTCGGCTCACTGTCATTCGCCATCCTGATCAGCCGCATAACCGGTCGCCCGGACCCGCGCGCCAGTGGCTCGGGCAACGCTGGCGCGACCAATATGCTGCGCCTGGCCGGCAAGAAACTCGCGGTACTGACGCTGATCGGCGACGTCTGCAAAGGCATGATCCCGGTGCTGATCGCCAGAGGATTGGACCTCGACCCACGACTGCAAGCCTGGATCGGACTGTGCGCAGTGCTGGGGCATCTGTTCCCGCTGTACTTCCGTTTTCGTGGCGGCAAAGGCGTGGCCACGGCCGCCGGCATGTTGCTGGCCTTGTACCCGCCGGCTGCCCTGCTCGCCATCGGCGCCTGGCTGCTGACGTTCTACCTCACTCGCACCAGCTCGTTGGCTTCGTTGATCGCCACGCCGCTGACGCTGCCGCTGCTCGCATGGCAGGAACCCCACGCGTTACTGCCGATGAGCGTGTTAACGCTGCTCATCGTCTGGCGCCATCGGGGCAATCTACGCGACCTGTTTGCCGGGCGCGAACGGCATTTCTGA
- the tsaD gene encoding tRNA (adenosine(37)-N6)-threonylcarbamoyltransferase complex transferase subunit TsaD, with protein MLVLGMETSCDETGVALYDSERGLLADALFSQIDLHRVYGGVVPELASRDHVKRMLPLIRQVLAEADCAVTEIDAIAYTAGPGLVGALLVGASCAQALAFAWDIPALGVHHMEGHLLAPMLEENPPEFPFVALLVSGGHTQLVRVDGIGLYELLGETLDDAAGEAFDKTAKMMGLNYPGGPEISRLAQSGVAGRFVFPRPMTDRPGLDFSFSGLKTFSLNTWQQCQSTGDDSEQTRCDISLAFQQAVVDTLTIKCKRALKQTGLKRLVIAGGVSANKALRLSLEQMLDGLGGNVYYARPEFCTDNGAMIAFAGCQRLQAGQRESLSITVQARWPMEQLPGL; from the coding sequence ATGCTAGTACTGGGAATGGAAACTTCCTGCGATGAGACCGGTGTCGCGCTGTACGACAGCGAACGCGGGCTGCTTGCCGACGCATTATTCAGCCAGATCGACCTGCACCGCGTCTATGGCGGAGTGGTCCCGGAGCTTGCCTCCCGTGACCACGTGAAACGCATGCTGCCCTTGATTCGTCAGGTGTTGGCCGAGGCAGACTGCGCCGTGACCGAGATCGATGCCATCGCTTATACCGCTGGCCCAGGACTGGTCGGAGCTCTGCTGGTGGGGGCCTCATGCGCACAGGCGTTGGCCTTTGCGTGGGACATCCCGGCTCTGGGTGTGCACCACATGGAAGGGCATTTGCTGGCCCCCATGCTGGAAGAAAATCCCCCTGAGTTTCCGTTCGTCGCTTTGTTGGTTTCCGGTGGCCATACGCAGCTTGTTCGCGTCGATGGCATTGGTCTCTACGAGTTGCTTGGCGAAACCCTGGACGACGCCGCCGGCGAAGCGTTCGACAAAACCGCGAAGATGATGGGCCTGAATTACCCGGGGGGGCCGGAGATTTCCCGTCTGGCGCAATCCGGTGTGGCCGGGCGCTTTGTCTTTCCGCGTCCGATGACGGACCGCCCCGGGCTGGATTTCAGCTTCAGCGGCTTGAAGACGTTCTCCTTGAACACCTGGCAGCAGTGCCAAAGTACCGGGGACGACAGCGAGCAAACCCGTTGCGACATCTCGCTGGCCTTCCAGCAGGCGGTGGTGGACACTTTGACCATCAAGTGCAAACGCGCGCTGAAGCAGACGGGGCTCAAGCGTCTGGTCATCGCCGGCGGCGTGAGCGCAAACAAGGCGTTACGTTTGTCGCTGGAACAGATGCTCGATGGCCTGGGCGGAAATGTTTATTACGCCCGGCCTGAGTTCTGCACCGACAACGGCGCGATGATCGCCTTTGCCGGCTGCCAGCGTTTGCAGGCAGGGCAGAGGGAAAGTCTGAGCATTACTGTGCAGGCGCGTTGGCCGATGGAGCAGTTGCCCGGTCTTTGA
- the rpsU gene encoding 30S ribosomal protein S21, translating to MPAVKVKENEPFDVALRRFKRSCEKAGVLAEVRSREFYEKPTSERKRKAAAAVKRHAKKVQREQRRAVRLY from the coding sequence ATGCCAGCCGTCAAAGTTAAAGAGAACGAACCCTTCGACGTAGCTCTGCGTCGTTTCAAGCGCTCCTGCGAAAAAGCCGGTGTTCTGGCTGAAGTTCGTAGCCGCGAATTTTACGAGAAGCCGACTTCTGAGCGTAAGCGTAAAGCAGCAGCTGCTGTTAAGCGTCACGCCAAGAAAGTACAGCGCGAACAGCGCCGCGCCGTTCGTCTGTATTAA